In Calonectris borealis chromosome 22, bCalBor7.hap1.2, whole genome shotgun sequence, one genomic interval encodes:
- the EIF1 gene encoding eukaryotic translation initiation factor 1, with translation MSAIQNLQPFDPFADASKGDDLLPAGTEDYIHIRIQQRNGRKTLTTVQGIADDYDKKKLVKAFKKKFACNGTVIEHPEYGEVIQLQGDQRKNICQFLVEIGLAKDDQLKVHGF, from the exons ATGTCCGCTATCCAGAACCTCCAACCCTTCG ACCCCTTTGCTGATGCAAGTAAGGGTGATGACCTGCTCCCTGCCGGCACTGAGGACTACATCCATATAAGGATCCAGCAGCGGAACGGCAGGAAGACCCTCACCACAGTCCAGGGCATCGCGGATGATTACGATAAAAAGAAACTGGTGAAGGCCTTCAAAAAg AAATTCGCCTGCAATGGTACTGTAATTGAACACCCCGAATATGGAGAAGTGATTCAGTTGCAAGGTGACCAGCGCAAGAACATATGCCAGTTCCTCGTAGAG atTGGACTGGCTAAAGACGACCAGCTGAAAGTCCATGGGTTTTAA
- the LOC142091994 gene encoding gastrin/cholecystokinin-like peptide, which translates to MKVKVCIGLVLAIVATACLCRPAAEAPGTAGDPRRLPASLVRRDWPESLSQEQKHLISRFLPHIFAELSDRKGYVHGGEGTEALHDHYYPDWMDFGRRSAEDSADAA; encoded by the exons ATGAAGGTGAAGGTGTGCATCGGCCTCGTCCTCGCCATCGTGGCGACCGCCTGCCTGTGCCGGCCTGCGGCGGAGGCACCGGGCACTGCGGGGGAcccccgccggctccccgccAGCCTGGTCCGGCGGGACTGGCCCGAGTCCCTGTCCCAGGAGCAGAAGCACCTCATCTCCCGGTTCCTGCCCCACATCTTCGCAG agctgagtGACCGCAAGGGCTACGTGCACGGGGGCGAGGGGACAGAGGCCCTGCACGACCACTACTACCCCGACTGGATGGACTTCGGCCGCCGCAGCGCTGAGGACTCGGCCGATGCCGCGTAG